In the genome of Paenarthrobacter ilicis, the window CAAAGCCAAACCGCGGTCGTCCTGGACCAAAGCCGAGGGCGACCGTCCGCTGGCAGCCACAGGCCAACGCCAAGCTGTGGCTGTCCAACGCTTGCTGGAGGTCTGGAAGCCACAGCGCGTGGTCAGCAGCCCCTGGGTTCGATGCGTTGCCACCATAGCCCCCTACGCCAAGGCAACCGGGGCAAAGGTGAAGCTGGTGGAGGCCCTCACGGAGCACCATCACCAGCGGTCCCCCAAGAAGACCGCGGCCGCCGTCGAAAATCTCTTCGACAAGCAGGTTCCCATCGCCGTCTGCACGCACCGGCCCGCGCTGCCGACGGCGTTGAAGCAACTGGGTCAACACATGCCGCAGTCCTTGCGGGCACTGCTTCCCACCGCGGATCCGTACCTGTCCCCCGGCGAGGTCATTGTGTGCCAGGTGGCCAGGGGTTCAGAGCGGAAAATCGTTTCCGTGGAACAGGTCAAGCCCTTCGAAGATTAGGCCGTGACTTGACTCCCCACCCTCCGTGGCGAAGGGTAGGAGATTCGTTCAAAGACTTTGGGGGGTCTTGTTGTGTATGGTTTGCCGGCTTTCTTTTTCCTGGGGCCAGTCATCGGCGCGGTGGTTGTCTACCTGATTTTCCGCGTTCAGGTCTGGTCAAGGCCGGACCCGAACGCAGTGGCCTCGCACGGACTGTGGGTGGGAATCGTGGGATGGATGGCCAGCTCCCTGCAGGGGGCGATGTCCGCCGGCCTCCTGTCGCCCGATCCGATGCTGAACAACTACCCCGCAACGCCCGATCAACTGTTCCAGGCACTCGGATGGCCCGTGGCGGCATGCTTGGCAGTCCATGCCTTGGGCCAGCTGAGCTACCCCCGCGGTAAGAACCGGTCAAAGAACAGTGGGTACGTCTCCCCCGGCATCCGCGACCTCCTGCCCCGCAAACTGGCGTGGACGGTGGGTGCAGTGTTTGCCTACTCCGCGGCGGCCATCGCGTGGATCGCCTGGCTTCCTGCTTATGCACCTGCTCCCGCGTTTCGTCCCGAGTCGTATACCGGCACCCTGATCCAGGGACAGAACGGCCGCATCCCTGGATATGAGCTCGCCCTGTGGTTGGCCGCGGCGCTGCTGCTGCTGGCCCTCGGCACCATGCTGGTGCTGCTGCTGATTGCCAAACGGCGTCCGCTGGAAACGCTCGACGACGCCGACAACCAACAGCTTCATCGCATCTCCGCCAACCGGCTGCTGCGCACAGTTGCCACCATCGCAGCGGGTCTTGCCACCATTGCCGGAAACTTCGCCGTGCTGCCCGAACCTGGACCTTCCTGGCAACCCTCATGGTTCAACGCTTTGGGTGCGGTCAACATGGTGGTCCTCCTGGCCATGCTCTGGTGGCCGGTGCCGGTGTTCCCATCGCTCCTCCAAGCACGCCAGGCCACCAGTGCGCGGGGACTCCTTGCCGACCAAGGCACTCACGGGGCAGCCCGGCTCAGCGTCAATATGGGCGTGGGTCTTGGCGCGCTGGGCGGGCTCGCGGCAGTGGGCGGGCTCGGGACGATGTACGCACTGACGCAGCCAGCCAACATGTGGATGCTTCCCATCGCCGTTGGATTGGTTGCAGTCCTGCTCCTCGCGGGCATCGCAGGCGGAGAGGTGCTGCTGGGCCGGAACTACGGCCGTGACGGTGCTCCCGCGGTGTGGCCTGTCCGGGCCGTCTCCCGCGGATTGTTCATTTATGCCATGGCCAGCGCGTACATGCTGCTCGCAGTCATCGTATTCGTGGCGGCAGGACAGGACCCGGCACAGCCATTCAAGCCGACCACATGGCCGTGGGCCGCCGGGACCACCGTGGCGGCAGCTGCTGTCGGTACCTTGGCAATCTTCGCCGTGCGCCGCCGTCGTGGTATCCCGGAAGGGGCCGGCGAGGCCGGACTGGACGCTGCGCTCAAGGCCATCTCCATGTACAGGATTGTCAGGACCCTCAGCGCCTACTGCCTTGGCCAAGCGGGGGTGCTGTTGATGACCTCCCCCGAGTCCTGGGACGGCTTCTTTCCCATTTCGCCCGGAACGTTCCCTGTGGGTCCCCATCCAGCCGTCACGGCCGGCATGGTTTTGGCCGTCATCGCCGTGATCACCGCTATTGTGCCGGTGCGGAGCCTGCTGCGCACCATCCCCCGCGGGAACCGGCCCCACACGGCGGACGAAGCCGATGCCCCAGGACACGCTCCCATGACGGGCACGGCTTCCGGGCAAAGTAAGCTTGACCCGTGAGCATCCCCACCCCCTATGAAGACCTCCTGCGCGATGTCATGGACAACGGCGCACACAAAGCCGACCGAACCGGAACAGGAACGCGGAGTGTTTTTGGCCGTCAACTGAGGTTCGACCTTGGCAGCAGTTTTCCGCTGATCACCACCAAGCGGGTCCACTTCAAATCCGTGGCCGTGGAACTGTTGTGGTTCCTGCGCGGCGACTCCAACGTCAAGTGGATGCAGGATCAGGGTGTCACCATTTGGGATGAATGGGCAGACGCCGACGGCGAACTCGGTCCCGTGTACGGTGTGCAGTGGCGCAGTTGGCCCACGCCCGACGGCGGTCACATCGACCAGATCGCCGAGGTCATGAAAGGGTTGGCGGCCAACCCGGATTCGCGCCGGCACATTGTCTCCGCCTGGAACGTCTCCGAACTCAAGGACATGGCCCTGCCGCCGTGCCATGCTTTCTTCCAGTTCTACGTTGCAGACGGCAAGCTGTCCTGCCAGCTGTACCAGCGCTCGGCGGACACTTTCCTGGGAGTGCCCTTCAACATCGCGTCCTACGCACTGCTCACGCTCATGGTGGCGCAGCAGCTCGGCCTGGAACCCGGCGAGTTCATTTGGACCGGCGGGGACGTCCACGTCTATGACAATCACGTGGAGCAGGTTGCTGAACAACTCAGCCGGGAGCCCTTTGAGTACCCGCAGCTGAAGATCCTGCGCAAGCCCGATTCCATCTTCGACTACTCCCTTGATGACTTTGAGGTTGTGGATTACCGCCACCACCCCACCATCAAGGCACCGATCGCCGTATGAGCACGCCCACCCCCGGCAACGACGGGCAACTGCCCGGCGTCATCTTCACCCAGGAAACTGCTGCACGCATGACCGGGATCGGCATGGTGTGGGCGCAGACCACATCCGGCGTGATCGGCAACGACGGCACCATGCCTTGGCACCTGCCCGAGGACCTCAAGCACTTCAGCCAGCTCACCAACGGGCATCCCGTGATCATGGGCCGCAAAACCTGGGAGTCGTTCCCGGAAAAGTACCGGCCGCTGCCTGGCCGCACCAACATTGTGGTGACCAGGAACGCGGAGTGGGCTTCTACGCCCGAGGCCGCGGGCGCCGTCGTCGTGTCCTCCTTGGATGCTGCCCTCCTTGAATCGCAATTTGCTCCGGGCGGCCAGAAAGTCTGGATCATCGGCGGGGCTGAAATCTTCAAGCAGTCCATGGACGTTGCCACGCTTGCCGTGGTGACCATCATTGACGGCGAGTTTGACGGTGACACCTTCGCTCCGGAACTGGGCGCCGAATGGACCTTTGACAGTGTGGCGCCGGCCGAGGGCTGGCTCACCGCGAAAAACGGCACACAATACCGGTTCACCACGTGGCGCCGGACCGAAAGCTAGGAAGCACCGCATGTTCAAAAAACCCGAAATCCTCTTTGTGCTGGGCTACATGCTGCTCCCGCTCTTCGCGCTGATCTCAGCGATCGTGGGCCTCACCATGATCCTGGGGGGCAACAAAATCGCCGGCATCATTGTCCTGGTAGTGGTCACGCAGGTGTTCACGTTTGGTTCCTTCTTCGCACTGCGCAAACGCAAGGCCCTCCTGCTCGAAGGTCCGTGACGTAACCAACAGCGGTTGTTCGGGCTGAAAGTCTAGACTTGTCCAATGACTACAGCAGCTAATCCGTCCGTTGGACTGGTCGGTTGGCGTGGCATGGTCGGTTCCGTCCTGATGCAGCGCATGCAGGAAGAGAATGACTTCGCCAACATCAACCCGGTATTTTTCTCCACCTCGAACGCAGGAGGTTCCGCCCCCTCCTTCCTGAGCTCTGCCGCCGGCGATCCCGGCAAGCTCGAGGATGCGTTCGACATTGAGACGCTTGCCAAGCTGCCCATTATTGTCACCGCCCAGGGTGGTGACTACACCAAGCAGGTCCACGGAGAACTCCGCAACCGCGGGTGGGATGGCCTCTGGATCGATGCCGCTTCCACCCTCCGCATGAACGATGACTCCATCATTGTGCTGGACCCCATCAACCGGGACGTGATTGACGCCGGGCTTTCGGGTGGCGTGAAGGACTTCATCGGCGGCAACTGCACGGTTTCCTGTATGTTGATGGGCCTCGGCGGACTCTTCAAGAACAACCTCGTGGAGTGGGGTACGTCCATGACGTACCAAGCTGCCTCCGGTGGCGGCGCACGCCACATGCGGGAGCTCCTCA includes:
- a CDS encoding thymidylate synthase; protein product: MSIPTPYEDLLRDVMDNGAHKADRTGTGTRSVFGRQLRFDLGSSFPLITTKRVHFKSVAVELLWFLRGDSNVKWMQDQGVTIWDEWADADGELGPVYGVQWRSWPTPDGGHIDQIAEVMKGLAANPDSRRHIVSAWNVSELKDMALPPCHAFFQFYVADGKLSCQLYQRSADTFLGVPFNIASYALLTLMVAQQLGLEPGEFIWTGGDVHVYDNHVEQVAEQLSREPFEYPQLKILRKPDSIFDYSLDDFEVVDYRHHPTIKAPIAV
- a CDS encoding dihydrofolate reductase; translation: MSTPTPGNDGQLPGVIFTQETAARMTGIGMVWAQTTSGVIGNDGTMPWHLPEDLKHFSQLTNGHPVIMGRKTWESFPEKYRPLPGRTNIVVTRNAEWASTPEAAGAVVVSSLDAALLESQFAPGGQKVWIIGGAEIFKQSMDVATLAVVTIIDGEFDGDTFAPELGAEWTFDSVAPAEGWLTAKNGTQYRFTTWRRTES
- a CDS encoding NF038396 family protein — translated: MFKKPEILFVLGYMLLPLFALISAIVGLTMILGGNKIAGIIVLVVVTQVFTFGSFFALRKRKALLLEGP